From Erigeron canadensis isolate Cc75 chromosome 8, C_canadensis_v1, whole genome shotgun sequence, one genomic window encodes:
- the LOC122578920 gene encoding uncharacterized protein LOC122578920 has translation MESAVTTSDTNVLMYPSTSSSVCVSSSLLMQPQPTSSSSVGVGVAVGAGFIQHIVTKFDTLAGVAIKYGVEVADIKRLNGLTTDLQMFACKSLKIPLPGRHPPSPVIMSNGYHHTQRENSPEITRPNGRYSDSVSPVTSLKLSSSPQRNISSSINSLRDYYGLPAKDHKGVGEGFEMTETSNPILGHHRKSKSDANEFSKIFKMDNGSIASEKGASSDKSIEKLVRRRKSEVDLNNRTPEMLIKQDYEFVPKTVHGTTTESELGASFMIPLGSSDLSTTAHAFSGVRKSSSAPTFQQSETDNNNVSPPPSSTWLASMLNLKADLQGLSIAAIASPLFDGLPKPISGRKSKAARD, from the exons atggaATCAGCAGTAACAACATCAGATACAAATGTGCTGATGTATCCCAGTACTAGTAGTAGTGTATGTGTTTCAAGTTCCTTACTAATGCAACCACAAccgacatcatcttcttctgtCGGTGTCGGTGTCGCTGTCGGTGCCGGTTTTATTCAACATATTGTGACAAAATTTGATACACTAGCTGGCGTCGCTATTAAATACGGTGTTGAG GTGGCTGACATCAAGAGGTTGAATGGTCTAACAACAGACTTACAAATGTTTGCCTGCAAGTCGTTAAAGATTCCGTTACCAGGGCGGCATCCGCCTTCTCCTGTAATTATGTCAAATGGATATCATCATACTCAAAG AGAAAACAGTCCTGAGATAACTCGGCCCAACGGTAGATATTCTGATTCGGTTAGTCCAGTTACATCCTTAAAATTATCATCGTCGCCCCAAAGGAACATCTCATCATCCATCAATTCTTTACGAGACTATTATGGTCTTCCAGCAAAAGATCATAAAGGTGTGGGTGAAGGTTTTGAAATGACTGAAACCTCCAATCCAATCCTGGGTCATCACAGGAAGTCAAAAAGTGATGCTAATGAGTTCTCCAAGATATTCAAAATGGATAACGGTTCCATTGCAAGCGAGAAAGGAGCTAGTTCTGATAAAAGCATTGAGAAGTTGGTAAGAAGGCGCAAGTCTGAGGTTGATCTTAACAACCGGACCCCAGAAATGTTGATTAAACAGGACTACGAATTCGTGCCTAAAACAGTTCATGGTACAACTACTGAATCCGAACTAGGTGCATCCTTCATGATTCCTTTAGGGTCGAGTGATTTATCCACCACGGCTCATGCTTTCAGTGGAGTGAGGAAATCTTCAAGTGCACCAACCTTTCAACAATCGGAGACCGATAATAACAACGTTAGCCCACCTCCATCATCAACCTGGCTGGCGTCTATGTTAAACTTGAAGGCAGATCTTCAAGGGCTGTCTATAGCAGCTATAGCAAGTCCACTTTTTGATGGATTGCCAAAGCCAATAAGCGGCCGGAAGAGCAAGGCTGCTCGTGATTAG
- the LOC122611257 gene encoding photosystem II stability/assembly factor HCF136, chloroplastic has translation MSAAANAKLLIHVSNPVINRQQQQQPSSLLNSLFNHRRRNFHHQQTSSSSRSSSCIKASGLNRREFISDTANAAAALSLAPLVGSISPSAAKAADGLSEWERVYLPIDPGVVLLDIAFVPDDPSHGFLLGTRQTLLETKDGGNTWVSRSISSAEDEDFNYRFNAISFKGKEGWIVGKPAILLHTSDSGDSWERIPLSAELPGDMVYIKATGDKSAEMVTDEGAIYVTSNRGYNWKAAVQETVSATLNRTVSSGISGASYYTGTFNTVNRSPEGNYVAVSSRGNFYLTWEPGQPYWQPHNRSVARRIQNMGWRADGGLWLLVRGGGLYLSKGTGITEEFEEIPVQSRGFGILDVGYKSKDEAWAAGGSGVLLKTTNSGKSWSRDKAADDIAANLYSVKFINDRQGFVLGNDGVLLKYLG, from the exons ATGTCTGCAGCAGCAAATGCAAAGCTGCTAATTCATGTTTCAAACCCAGTTATTAATaggcagcagcagcagcagccttCTTCACTTCTTAATTCTTTGTTCAATCATCGACGTCGAAACTTCCACCACCaacaaacttcttcttcttctaggAGCAGCAGCTGCATCAAAGCTTCGGGATTGAATCGTCGCGAGTTCATTTCGGACACCGCGAATGCTGCTGCCGCGCTTTCGCTAGCTCCATTGGTTGGTAGTATCTCACCTTCTGCTGCTAAAGCTGCGGATGGTCTTTCTGAATGGGAAAGAGTTTATCTTCCCATTGATCCTGGTGTTGTCCTTCTCGATATCGCTTTCGTCCCCGATGATCCTTCTCACG GTTTTTTATTGGGGACAAGACAAACTCTATTAGAGACTAAAGACGGGGGCAACACGTGGGTATCCCGCTCAATATCTTCAGCTGAAGATGAAGATTTTAATTACAGGTTTAATGCCATCAGTTTCAAAGGAAAAGAAGGCTGGATTGTTGGAAAACCTGCCATTCTGTTACACACATCAGACAGCGGAGACAGTTGGGAGCGTATACCATTAAGTGCTGAACTCCCTGGTGACATG GTGTATATAAAGGCAACTGGAGATAAAAGTGCAGAGATGGTAACAGATGAAGGCGCTATATATGTTACATCAAACAGAGGTTACAACTGGAAAGCAGCGGTGCAAGAAACTGTTTCGGCTACTCTTAATAG AACGGTTTCTAGTGGCATTAGTGGGGCTAGTTACTATACGGGTACCTTCAATACTGTGAATCGCTCCCCGGAAGGAAATTATGTTGCTGTTTCCAGTCGTGGTAACTTCTACTTGACTTGGGAGCCAGGGCAG CCCTACTGGCAACCCCATAATAGGTCAGTTGCAAGACGAATCCAGAACATGGGTTGGAGAGCGGATGGTGGGCTTTGGCTACTCGTACGTGGTGGGGGTCTTTATCTCAGCAAAGGCACAGGG ATAACTGAGGAGTTTGAAGAAATTCCAGTACAGAGTCGTGGTTTTGGCATTCTTGATGTTGGTTACAAATCAAAG GACGAAGCTTGGGCAGCTGGTGGAAGTGGAGTCCTTTTGAAAACAACCAATAGTGGAAAGTCATGGAGTCGTGACAAAGCAGCGGATGATATTGCTGCTAATCTGTACTCAGTAAA GTTTATCAATGATAGACAAGGATTCGTGCTAGGAAATGATGGTGTCTTGCTGAAGTATCTTGGCTGA